A stretch of the Paenibacillus dendritiformis genome encodes the following:
- a CDS encoding citrate transporter, whose amino-acid sequence MTSLMWVQAIGILLVFLVFVGLMMTRKLPTILALPLMAILFAVIAGVPWMSNDPEATTIAKTILSSGSMRLSGAIAGLVFGAWFGQILNKVGITKSIIRKAAELAGDKPVLIAVLFFATASIIFSAAGGLGMVILVGTIVIPIMLTAGISQFVASIVVISAVGVGALFNVSNWAVYVDVLGLSVQTIADYTLVAALPLILVSLAMIIFYIRRDGKGRKAWAMPTASGGEGKKVPAFALISPLVPVILVFAFKLDIVPAVVIGALVTILLTWPKRPIHVLSSALVEGIQDVAGAMALMIGIGILLNSVMAPQVSALISPLIEAVLPTSPLMYILFFTVLSPLAIYRGPLNVWGLGSGIAALFVSAGMTPVAAMLALRVVSNVQAVSDPTNSHNVWVADFTKSDINDILKKTLPWMMAAVLISMVFGSFMVF is encoded by the coding sequence GTGACATCGTTAATGTGGGTTCAAGCCATCGGCATTTTACTTGTCTTTCTTGTATTCGTCGGGTTAATGATGACCCGGAAGCTGCCGACCATTCTCGCCCTGCCCTTGATGGCCATTCTGTTCGCCGTCATCGCCGGCGTGCCGTGGATGTCGAACGATCCCGAGGCGACCACGATTGCCAAGACGATTCTGTCGTCCGGCTCGATGCGGCTGTCCGGCGCCATCGCGGGCTTGGTGTTCGGGGCCTGGTTCGGCCAAATTTTGAATAAAGTCGGCATTACGAAGTCGATTATCCGCAAAGCGGCCGAGCTTGCAGGCGACAAGCCGGTGCTGATCGCGGTCTTGTTTTTCGCAACCGCATCTATTATTTTCTCGGCGGCCGGCGGACTGGGCATGGTCATCCTGGTCGGTACGATCGTCATTCCGATTATGCTGACGGCGGGCATTTCCCAGTTCGTCGCCTCCATCGTCGTCATTTCCGCCGTCGGCGTCGGGGCGCTGTTCAACGTCTCCAACTGGGCCGTCTATGTGGACGTGCTCGGCCTCTCGGTGCAGACGATTGCGGATTATACGCTGGTCGCCGCGCTGCCGCTCATTCTCGTATCGTTGGCGATGATTATTTTCTACATCCGGCGGGACGGCAAGGGCCGCAAAGCATGGGCGATGCCGACGGCTTCCGGCGGAGAAGGCAAAAAAGTGCCTGCCTTTGCTCTCATTAGCCCGCTTGTACCGGTCATTCTCGTCTTTGCGTTCAAGCTCGACATCGTGCCGGCGGTGGTCATCGGCGCGTTGGTTACGATACTGCTGACCTGGCCGAAGCGGCCGATTCATGTCCTGTCCAGCGCGCTGGTGGAAGGGATTCAGGACGTCGCGGGCGCGATGGCGCTCATGATCGGCATCGGCATTCTGTTGAATTCCGTCATGGCGCCGCAGGTATCGGCGCTGATCAGCCCATTGATTGAAGCGGTGCTGCCGACCAGTCCGCTCATGTACATTCTGTTCTTCACTGTGCTGTCTCCGCTCGCCATCTACCGCGGGCCGCTGAACGTATGGGGGCTGGGCAGCGGCATCGCCGCCCTGTTCGTCTCGGCGGGCATGACCCCGGTCGCGGCGATGCTGGCTCTGCGCGTCGTCAGCAACGTGCAGGCCGTATCCGACCCGACCAACTCGCATAACGTGTGGGTCGCGGATTTTACGAAGAGCGACATTAACGATATTTTGAAAAAGACGCTTCCTTGGATGATGGCCGCGGTGCTGATTTCGATGGTGTTCGGGTCATTCATGGTCTTTTAG
- a CDS encoding FAD-dependent oxidoreductase, translating to MGNRLKYDVVVMGGGISGAMAAVAASSLGAKTLIVESHGFLGGTLTANGVGPMMTFHAGEKLAIQGFTNQLIERLKKQDKSPGHIFDTVGFTYSVTPFDAEAMKHELELMVTESGGEILYHTMLAGVKTESGRIVSITVCNKSGLSEIEASVFIDGTGDGDLSVGAGAEFTKGRESDGAMQPMTLKMKMYNVDISKVKEYIHAHPEDFPLYQGDTSIIEKAPRLSVGGFDSLFKLAKERGEISIPRENVLFFETNNPGEVILNTTRILGHDPTDAFSLSKAEMEGRKQCRELELFVRKYIPGFEHAVVESTGPTIGVRGSRQIKGVYTLTAEDLLEQRLFEDTIAHSGYPIDIHSPDGEGTKHQKLEWGGMYSIPYSCMITDSVHNLIVIGRCISATFEAQAAMRTTPTTGAIGHAGGVAAAVAAKNGIGVRDVDIKEVQSVLRAQGAYLEI from the coding sequence ATGGGGAACAGGCTGAAGTATGATGTGGTCGTCATGGGGGGCGGCATCTCGGGAGCGATGGCCGCCGTTGCGGCATCCAGCTTGGGGGCGAAGACCCTGATTGTAGAGTCGCACGGCTTTCTTGGCGGGACGCTTACCGCGAATGGGGTCGGCCCGATGATGACCTTCCATGCGGGAGAGAAGCTTGCCATTCAAGGATTTACGAACCAGTTGATTGAACGGCTGAAGAAGCAGGACAAGTCGCCGGGGCATATTTTCGACACGGTCGGCTTCACGTATTCGGTCACTCCGTTCGATGCCGAAGCGATGAAGCATGAACTGGAGCTGATGGTCACCGAGAGCGGCGGGGAGATTCTGTACCATACGATGCTGGCCGGCGTGAAGACCGAGAGCGGGCGAATCGTCAGCATCACGGTGTGCAATAAATCGGGTCTGAGCGAGATCGAGGCGTCCGTATTCATCGACGGGACGGGCGACGGCGATTTGTCCGTCGGCGCGGGAGCCGAGTTCACTAAAGGCAGGGAATCCGACGGGGCCATGCAGCCGATGACGTTGAAGATGAAGATGTACAACGTCGATATTTCGAAGGTAAAGGAATATATTCACGCCCATCCGGAAGACTTTCCGCTGTACCAGGGCGATACGTCCATCATCGAGAAGGCGCCGCGCCTGTCGGTAGGCGGGTTCGACAGCCTGTTCAAGCTGGCGAAGGAGAGAGGCGAGATCTCGATTCCCCGGGAAAATGTGCTGTTTTTCGAGACGAATAACCCGGGCGAGGTCATCCTGAATACGACCCGGATTCTCGGTCATGACCCGACAGATGCGTTCAGTCTCAGCAAGGCGGAGATGGAAGGCCGCAAGCAGTGCCGCGAGCTGGAGCTGTTCGTGCGCAAGTATATTCCGGGCTTCGAGCATGCGGTCGTGGAATCGACCGGACCGACTATTGGCGTTCGGGGTTCCCGCCAGATTAAGGGCGTGTATACGCTGACGGCCGAGGATCTGCTGGAGCAGCGGTTGTTCGAGGACACGATCGCCCATTCCGGCTATCCGATCGATATCCATAGTCCGGACGGGGAAGGAACGAAGCATCAGAAGCTGGAATGGGGCGGCATGTACAGCATTCCTTACTCCTGCATGATCACGGATTCCGTGCATAACCTGATCGTCATCGGCAGATGCATTTCGGCCACCTTCGAGGCGCAGGCCGCGATGCGGACGACGCCGACGACGGGAGCGATCGGCCATGCCGGCGGCGTAGCCGCCGCGGTAGCCGCGAAGAACGGCATCGGCGTGCGGGATGTGGACATCAAGGAAGTCCAATCCGTACTCAGAGCGCAAGGCGCTTATTTAGAAATATAG
- a CDS encoding N-acetylmuramoyl-L-alanine amidase — translation MTIEIKQRLLPDGRPNKPSRPMKPQYITVHNTDNTAPGATAEAHSRYILNGSGGTQTSWHYTVDDHEIYQSLRDDEQGWHAGDGNGPGNTSSIGIEVCMYQGMDEPLAWQRAAELIALLAKRHGIGLNAVVPHRHWSGKACPSRILPRWQEFMQLVEKAMKASDKPIPPDIAGHWAEAAIRAVIEAGIMVGRDTGNFEPNQPITRAEVAVVAERLLSRIASNP, via the coding sequence GTGACTATCGAGATCAAGCAGCGATTGCTTCCCGACGGGCGGCCGAACAAGCCGAGCCGGCCGATGAAGCCGCAATATATTACCGTTCACAATACGGATAACACCGCTCCCGGGGCTACGGCGGAAGCGCACAGCCGTTATATTTTGAACGGGAGCGGCGGCACGCAGACAAGCTGGCACTACACGGTAGATGACCATGAGATATACCAGAGTCTGCGGGATGATGAGCAGGGCTGGCACGCGGGCGACGGCAACGGCCCCGGAAATACGTCATCCATCGGCATCGAGGTCTGCATGTATCAGGGCATGGACGAGCCGTTGGCATGGCAGCGGGCCGCGGAGCTGATCGCTCTGCTGGCCAAGCGGCACGGCATCGGGCTGAACGCTGTCGTGCCGCATCGCCACTGGAGCGGGAAGGCGTGCCCGTCCCGGATTCTCCCGCGGTGGCAGGAGTTTATGCAGCTGGTAGAAAAGGCGATGAAGGCGTCGGACAAACCGATCCCGCCCGACATTGCAGGCCACTGGGCGGAGGCGGCGATCAGAGCGGTGATCGAGGCCGGAATTATGGTGGGCCGCGACACCGGGAATTTCGAACCGAATCAGCCGATCACCCGCGCCGAGGTGGCTGTGGTCGCCGAACGGTTACTGAGTCGTATAGCAAGTAACCCGTGA
- a CDS encoding SpaA isopeptide-forming pilin-related protein — protein MRLAGAGGEAIPSGRGNIIVLKKDGSGKPLAEASFALYDKSGRILLQGPVVTGADGKIVLQDLRYKDYILKELSAPEGYLIDKTYEAGVAIELRKSEDTKTIVNVKGVWDFELTKADADEPSRTLPDAVFKLQQDHGSGYKDVSGKTDLKTDQNGKLYLSHLEPGGHYQLIEVEAPQGYERDETPISFTIGKNQTSLLKRTVVNKPIPGSVELTKKDAYDGQPLFGAKFELRDAKGAVVRDELVTDQNGKLVVNGLKKGSYSFVETAAPEGYEKNAKPATFDVKNNETTIIAFTNELRPGTVKLIKAEAGQHDNKLAGAEFRILDASQEVAKDRTGKELSQLRTDENGQVLLPNLNPGKYYVEETKAPAGYILNPQLVEFQVKSTVETVVLIENSREPEAPQTGAAKLIKVDSSRSDLKLAGAKFRLLDANKEPVKDRTGNDLPTLITNTNGELLVPNLAPGAYIFEEIEAPYGYLIKHKQTGFEIVAGQEKLVTVENTRYTGGTASPSERDDSDTPGTSGNSGQPAAPGTTANPNVPTVPGTIVEPGNGTNPDSGMNPDQPSVPGGSGEPDGEDTGGAAQPDGATEDNQDGESANNSDNEADAGNADVNGDSDAVTEADNPKSILPQTGGGAPVSPIAGWFLCAAGVGLWYMRKRMKRDAA, from the coding sequence GTGAGGCTCGCGGGAGCAGGCGGTGAGGCTATCCCTTCGGGTCGCGGGAATATTATCGTTCTGAAAAAGGATGGATCAGGCAAGCCGTTAGCGGAAGCTTCCTTTGCCTTGTATGATAAGTCGGGCCGGATTTTGCTGCAAGGTCCTGTAGTAACTGGCGCCGATGGAAAGATAGTTTTGCAGGATCTTCGCTATAAGGACTATATTTTGAAAGAATTGTCTGCTCCAGAAGGTTATCTTATCGACAAAACCTATGAAGCCGGCGTTGCAATCGAGTTGAGAAAAAGCGAAGATACCAAAACGATTGTGAATGTCAAAGGCGTCTGGGATTTCGAGCTGACGAAGGCCGATGCGGATGAGCCTTCCCGGACGCTGCCCGATGCGGTGTTCAAGCTTCAACAGGATCATGGCAGCGGGTATAAGGATGTGTCCGGGAAGACCGACTTGAAGACGGATCAGAACGGCAAGCTCTATCTGTCCCATCTGGAGCCGGGCGGACACTATCAGCTCATTGAAGTGGAAGCTCCGCAAGGCTATGAACGGGACGAAACGCCTATTTCGTTCACGATCGGGAAGAACCAGACTTCTCTTCTCAAGCGGACCGTGGTAAATAAGCCGATCCCGGGTTCCGTCGAATTGACGAAGAAGGATGCTTATGACGGACAGCCGCTCTTCGGTGCCAAGTTCGAGCTGCGGGATGCGAAGGGAGCCGTCGTACGGGACGAGCTGGTCACCGACCAAAATGGAAAATTGGTCGTCAACGGGTTGAAGAAAGGCAGCTATTCCTTTGTCGAGACGGCTGCGCCTGAAGGGTATGAGAAGAACGCCAAGCCGGCAACATTTGATGTGAAAAATAATGAAACGACGATCATTGCCTTTACGAACGAACTGCGCCCGGGAACCGTGAAGCTGATTAAGGCCGAAGCGGGGCAGCATGACAACAAGCTTGCCGGAGCCGAGTTCCGGATTCTGGATGCCAGCCAAGAAGTTGCGAAGGATCGGACAGGGAAGGAACTGTCGCAATTGAGGACGGACGAGAACGGACAGGTGCTCCTCCCGAACCTGAACCCAGGCAAGTATTATGTTGAAGAGACGAAGGCGCCTGCCGGGTATATCCTGAATCCGCAGTTGGTTGAATTCCAAGTGAAGAGCACTGTCGAGACCGTGGTGCTTATCGAGAATTCGCGCGAGCCTGAAGCGCCGCAGACCGGAGCGGCGAAGCTGATCAAGGTCGACAGCAGCCGTTCGGACCTCAAGCTGGCAGGCGCCAAGTTCCGGCTCCTCGATGCCAATAAGGAACCCGTCAAGGATCGGACCGGAAATGACCTGCCGACCCTGATCACCAATACGAACGGGGAATTGCTTGTTCCGAATCTTGCGCCAGGGGCATATATTTTCGAGGAAATCGAGGCGCCTTACGGCTACCTCATCAAGCATAAGCAGACCGGGTTCGAGATTGTCGCCGGACAGGAGAAGCTGGTTACAGTCGAGAATACCCGTTACACGGGAGGAACGGCATCTCCTTCCGAACGGGATGATTCCGACACGCCGGGCACATCCGGCAATTCCGGCCAGCCGGCTGCGCCAGGAACGACGGCAAATCCGAACGTGCCTACCGTTCCGGGTACTATCGTCGAACCGGGCAACGGAACGAATCCGGACAGCGGAATGAATCCGGATCAGCCTTCCGTGCCAGGCGGCAGCGGGGAGCCTGATGGAGAAGATACAGGCGGCGCGGCACAGCCTGACGGCGCTACGGAGGACAACCAGGACGGAGAGTCTGCCAACAATTCCGATAACGAGGCCGACGCCGGAAATGCGGATGTCAATGGCGATTCTGATGCGGTTACGGAAGCGGATAATCCAAAAAGCATATTGCCGCAGACCGGCGGGGGAGCGCCTGTGTCCCCGATCGCAGGCTGGTTCTTATGTGCCGCAGGTGTTGGATTGTGGTACATGCGGAAAAGAATGAAGAGAGATGCGGCATAA